From Myxocyprinus asiaticus isolate MX2 ecotype Aquarium Trade chromosome 49, UBuf_Myxa_2, whole genome shotgun sequence, a single genomic window includes:
- the mmadhca gene encoding metabolism of cobalamin associated Da produces MASVLCRRARQVCQSSVVHAVTQRMATVRGFSAAGSSGSDEPYIALPSQDSGPRTVWPDEMMGPFGPQDQRFQLPGNVGFDCHLKGTGLQKRGPVHRTVPDVLSAPSSTERHEFILAQFVNEYQGKEVSLMAQRVSKAEHYFNHSNVVCSMHSCPELLKKELELFFPVLPPSPITVVTVTQRNETVDTEELERDHKQLLDNFVSGAKEICFTLWRGGYWADFINPLSGKAFFGDQTQDYILHEDVRRHAGFHIEDLASCTVIRHVLKGTPSFVLTLITNAPSNSLIMEKLQGHSTASQEGD; encoded by the exons ATGGCGAGT GTGCTCTGCAGGAGGGCCAGACAGGTGTGCCAGTCATCTGTGGTTCACGCAGTGACTCAGAGAATGGCGACAGTGAGAGGATTTTCAGCAGCTGGATCATCTGGTTCAGATGAGCCATATATAGCTTTACCATCTCAAGACTCAG GTCCCAGAACAGTATGGCCAGATGAAATGATGGGTCCTTTTGGGCCTCAAGACCAACGCTTCCAGTTGCCAGGCAACGTGGGCTTCGACTGTCACCTTAAGGGCACAGGGTTACAGAAGAGAGGGCCAGTACATCGGACCGTCCCGGATGTTCTGTCTGCCCCATCCAGCACAGAGAGGCACGAGTTTATACTCGCACAGTTTGTTAATGAATATCAG GGTAAAGAAGTTTCTCTCATGGCACAACGAGTCAGCAAAGCAGAACACTATTTTAATCACTCAAATGTTGTATGTTCCATGCATTCCTGCCCAGAGTTGCTAAAGAAAG AGTTGGAACTATTTTTTCCTGTACTTCCTCCAAGTCCCATTACGGTTGTCACGGTAACACAGAGAAATGAAAcagtggacacagaggaactggAAAGAGATCACAAACAACTGCTAGATAAT TTTGTCAGTGGTGCTAAAGAAATCTGCTTCACACTGTGGAGAGGAGGCTACTGGGCAGATTTCATCAACCCGTTATCGGGGAAAGCT TTTTTTGGAGACCAGACACAggattatattttgcatgaagacgTTCGCCGTCATGCTGGCTTTCACATTGAGGACCTGGCATCCTGTACCGTCATACGTCATGTCTTAAAGGGGACACCATCATTTGTGTTAACGCTGATCACTAACGCACCTTCCAACAGTCTGATTATGGAGAAACTTCAAGGGCACTCCACTGCTTCACAGGAAGGGGACTGA